One window of the Pseudomonadota bacterium genome contains the following:
- a CDS encoding MarR family transcriptional regulator, whose protein sequence is MFHLEQYCPRTPTGASRLATPEPTMPPDAPAEPDLKAIFDAVEFRDAYRISYITNAILVPGYDTIKRDFGLIRAEYLLLLCLAHYPVLSARDVAKMTRRPRNSISRAVHRMLAVGYIERAPDPDDGRQAKLSITASGRALHDRIAAVLLARQQQVFAPLTRAERATLDTLLDKLARHASTLKD, encoded by the coding sequence ATGTTCCATTTGGAACAATACTGCCCCCGAACGCCGACCGGCGCAAGCCGTTTGGCCACACCCGAGCCCACCATGCCGCCCGACGCCCCTGCGGAACCCGACCTCAAAGCAATATTCGACGCCGTGGAGTTCCGCGACGCCTACCGCATCTCCTACATCACCAACGCCATCCTCGTCCCGGGCTACGACACCATCAAACGCGACTTCGGCCTCATCCGCGCCGAGTACCTGTTGCTGTTGTGCTTGGCCCACTACCCGGTGCTGAGCGCACGCGACGTCGCCAAGATGACCCGCCGTCCGCGCAACTCGATCTCGCGCGCGGTGCACCGCATGCTGGCGGTCGGCTACATCGAACGCGCGCCCGACCCGGACGACGGTCGCCAGGCCAAGCTCAGCATCACGGCGAGTGGCCGCGCGCTACACGACCGCATCGCCGCCGTGCTGTTGGCGCGCCAGCAACAGGTGTTCGCACCGCTTACCCGCGCCGAGCGGGCCACCCTCGACACCCTGCTCGACAAGCTTGCTCGCC